The Sulfurospirillum deleyianum DSM 6946 nucleotide sequence CGAATAGGTACGAATACAGTTGGTCAAAGTCGAAAGTTTTGCCAAATCCCCTTCCATCTGCTCTTTAGAAGGTCGAAATCCTTTAGCGATATCAAACGGTGAGTCATCTTTCCCAAAAGGGGCGTAAGAGAGACATTGTAACTTTACATCATCAGGTAAGGTGATCAAATCATTGGAGGGCTTTGCCATCCAAAACCAAAACAACCCCAACGAGAGAAACATGGTAATGTAAAAAAGAACGATTTTAACGGCATGACTCATGTCATAATGCTCCTGTATGAAATGGTGCGATTATACAAAAAAGGAGTTTAAAGCCTTTACATGTAAGCATTGTTTTCTTTTCTATGCTAGACTTTTACATGGAAGAAGGAGGATAGATGGGAAAAATCAAAAAACTCTGTAGACTCAAAAAAGATGAGATAAAAGCCCTGATGAAAAAGGTGATAAAAATCGTCTCAAAACCAAAATTTATCTGTGAAAAGTGTGCACGTGTAGCAAAAGAAGAAAAATACCTCTGTCATGCACTCGTACTCAAAATCAAAAAGGAGAAACTATAAATGGCACAAAAAGCGTTAATACTGCTCAATATGGGAGGTCCAAACAACCTCGATGAAGTGAAACTTTTTTTAACCAATATGTTCAATGATAAAAATATTATTACAACCAAAAGTGCTTTATTACGTCGTTTTATTGCGTTTATGATTACTGCGTCACGGACAAAAAAAGCACAAGCTAATTATGCCAAACTAGGCGGTAAATCCCCATTGGTTGGCTATACACAAAAGCTGGTGGATAAACTCCAAAAAGCCCTTCCTTCTGTTCATGTCGATTTTGCGATGCGTTACACGCCCCCTTTTTGTGAAGAGGTTATTCGTAAACTCCTTGAGAAAGAGATTCATGAAGTCACTCTCTTACCGCTCTATCCACACTACTCTTCAACCACAACCAAATCATCCGTTGAAGATTTTATGGAAGTCGCACATCTTCTTGGCTACCATGGAAAAATCAACGTGATTGATCGTTTTTATGAGGATGCCTCGTATAACCAACTTCTGATTCAAAAAATCAAAGAAACGTTAGGCAAACACGATGCTTCAAACTTTGAATTGATTTTTTCAGCCCACTCACTTCCTCAAAAAATCATCGAAAAAGGCGATCCTTACCAAAGAGAAATTGAGTTACATGTAAAGATTTTAAGTGAACTATTGGTGCAGCAAGGTATTCATTTTCACGGCATTCATCTTGCCTACCAATCCAAACTAGGACCTCTAAAATGGTTAGAACCCTCCTTAGAGCAAAAACTCTCATCCCTTGAAAACAAAAATGCTCTGATTGTTCCTATTGCGTTTACGATTGATAATTCAGAAACAGAGTTTGAACTGAGTATGGAGTATGCAGAAGTAGCGCACCATTTAGGCTATGAGCATTATCTGGTTGCGAAATGTCCGAATGATGACGATGCTTTTGTCAGTGCAATTAAGGGACTTTGTTCGTAGCTTCTTTTATTTGAATCTCAGAAGACGGCGTTAAATAGCCGTTTTCTACCAATTTTTCCACCACTTCTTTAAAGACAGGCACCGCACTTTGCGCCGCAAAATAAGCATGCCTTTTTTTCGCTTCTCGTACCAAAACACCTACCGTATAATGGTTGGTTTTATCGTTCACAAATCCAAAGAAAGAGCCGTTGTAACTGCGTACGTATTCACCACCTTCTGCAATATGCGCCGTCCCCGTTTTCCCACCAATTTCAAGCCCATCCATACGGGTTCCTTTTGCCGTACCTTCTTGAACAACTTTGATAAGAATTTTTTGTATCCGTTTTGCGACAGCCACAGGCACCACT carries:
- the hemH gene encoding ferrochelatase, giving the protein MAQKALILLNMGGPNNLDEVKLFLTNMFNDKNIITTKSALLRRFIAFMITASRTKKAQANYAKLGGKSPLVGYTQKLVDKLQKALPSVHVDFAMRYTPPFCEEVIRKLLEKEIHEVTLLPLYPHYSSTTTKSSVEDFMEVAHLLGYHGKINVIDRFYEDASYNQLLIQKIKETLGKHDASNFELIFSAHSLPQKIIEKGDPYQREIELHVKILSELLVQQGIHFHGIHLAYQSKLGPLKWLEPSLEQKLSSLENKNALIVPIAFTIDNSETEFELSMEYAEVAHHLGYEHYLVAKCPNDDDAFVSAIKGLCS